DNA from Triplophysa dalaica isolate WHDGS20190420 chromosome 9, ASM1584641v1, whole genome shotgun sequence:
ATTCCTTGGCTATAGAACCCcttttaaacaaactaagaaCTGTTATTTGCGGGTTGCATGTATCAAATTGTTTTAACAATTTCAAGTTATCAGCGTATGCTGACgatgttattgttttaatcaGTGACACCAatgatataaatatgttgttaaaaCTCTATATGATTTTTAAATCCTCTCTTCTGCTAAAGTGAATTGGAAAAAAAGTGAAGCCATCTTGGTTTGAAAATGGCCAAGAGGTGAAACAAAGCTCCCTGATGGCCTAAAATGGACAAGAGAGGGTTTTAAGTATTTAGGGATTTTTCATGGcaattaaaatataactaaacggAACTTTGATGGCATTGTTGAAGAAGTCAAAGGACGATTGGACAAATGGAGGTTTCTACGTCCTTAAATGTCTTATAAGGGACGAATCCTGATTATTAATAATCTAGTAGCTTCTACTCTTTGGCACCGTCTAGCCTTCATAGACACTCCAGTTGACGTATTGTCAAAAATTCAATCAATTTTAATTGACTTTTTCTGGGATAAGTTACATTGGGTGCCCAAAAGTGTGTTATACCTGTCAAAAGAAGAAGGAGGTCTTGGTTTTATGCATTTGCAGAGCGGCTACTTTTCGTCTTCAGTATATACAAAGGCTTTTAATGTACCCTGCAGAGACAAGTTGGGTGGATGCTGCTTGTGCAGTTCTTCGAAACATCGGAGGCCTCGGATTGGACAAAGTTTTGTTTGGGCTGGAACCTCAAGGACTTAAACTATGTGATTGTCCAGTTTTCTATCGTAATCTATTTCAGGTTATTAGTCCTTGGATCGCGGTTGGATTTATCTAATGTGATGGTGTTTGCTGTACCGGAGAGTACTTTACGGAACGCTAAAGGAACGACAATTGGTCAGTTGGTTGAGACAACGGGATCAGATTTGAACGACGTTACTGCAATAGCTAAGCGCCTTGGGATTAAATCACGCCGTGTTGTGGCAAAAGCACTTGAAACTTGGAAACTGGTTCTCAATAAGGAAGAAAAAGCATGTTACTCTGAAGGATCTGCAAATCCAGACCATAAAGATCCTTTTCCGGGTTTGACAAACTTTCCTGTTATGGGGGAATGTCATGGAATGCTTTTAGACTGTGACGTTTTAAAATTTGTGGCATCTGGCAAAGTTTTGTATAAGAATTGTGTAAAGGTTTTTAATAAGAGTTTTCTAGATAACAAATGGGACACACCTTGGAGAGATGTACTACACCTTGATATAGAGGAAAAACCAGCTTGGGGGGCCTTGTATAAGTCACCATTAATCAAGAAAGCTGGCGATTTACAATGAAGGTTATTGCATGGTGCTATTGCaaccaatgtttttatttctgtaatcaATGGTGATAGAAACAATGGTTGTCCTTTTTGTTCTTTGAAAGAGACTGGAGGTTAAAACCTTTATTTGagattttagaaatgttttgtacttctcttaatgtctttttttcaattaaattgtttATCTGTTGGTTTAAATATGTGAGAAGCCATTGTCAGAAGTGATAAttgattaatttttttcttgGTCAAGCAAAGATGGCAATCTATGTCACAAGGAAGGAGGAAATTGAGCACAAAAACTCATAGTAATATAGTTGATGTTTTCCTAAGACTTGTAAAATCAAGGGTTttgattgattttcattattacaaacTAATGCACAACCTTttaaaatttgaaatgatttggtGTCTAAATGGAACCATTTGTGAGATTGtcgaagaatgtttgtaattttCGTTCCtgttaagatatttttttttaatatgtcaatAGATGTTTAGTACATAAAAGTAAGTAGTGTAATAtgtaaattgtaataaaatggaagtttaaaaataaaaaaaatctctctctctctctgtctctcatgtttaaatgctaaaatctcttgtgcatctgccaactcagcaaacgtgaaaaaagacaaatacacttttttatatGAGCCTAACTCTGCAAGCCTCTGAGAAAACGAGTGCTTCAGAAATCATTCTCTTAATGACGTAAGCAGCCgttctttataatatttttgccccttgttctgaacgtgtccacccattgcgccattgttgttttcgcatgtgtgaagttccaacactatggcaaaagtagcaaagcttacgaACTGTTCTGTTGCATGGGAGCattgttgggtaagttactctgaaaaagtaattaattactagttactcattacatattcaatagtgtaattagattactatccgaattactctgtccaaaaagtatttagttactcattactaattactttctatatcctacatcgaccttgattagttaagtgattcaaggatagatatgaaacggcttatttaattcattcaaataaataatattattaacttaccaaagtattacaaatgtgagcacagattttaaagtaagactttgaattttgatgtcaattacactattgcacacgcatatatttcacaaagtatttagtttaagtacatcaaaagtaactgtaattaaattacagaaatgcatatgagtaatcccttactttactttttcaagggaaaagtaattaaaatacagtaactaattacttagtaactagttacacccaacactgcatgggagacaagagagcaattgatttatttagttttcaatggaaatcatccacactgaacgaggcaaataaagacattgcaAGTACCGGTAATTGTTAAGTAAGACTCCAGGGACCTATGGCAACTTAAAAGTAGATCCAATTTCACTGTGACACTTTTGTCTGTTCACTATTTGAAAGCAATGTGTGTGGCTTGGCTTGTTAACATGCGACGGGATGGTCCTGTGTAACATAAATTTGACTTGGAGAAATAGCGATGCGTTTGTCTTGAGTAACTTCACTTaagaaaactgtgtgtatggtttgcTAACACATGAGGCGGTTCTATCTCCCGAATGCGGTCCTGAGCGGACCAACAGGGACAGGAGGGGCCTTGCGAATGCCCCCAAGTGAAAACGGTGTGCATatcgaaaacaatgtgtttggtgttcaaagacaagaccttgtttctcattcgctttatgtgaccatactttattgttttgtcgctggaagcacaggGTCACACTCCTGGCtgtgttttctgctgaaaagggggaGGAGACTAGCAGCTTCCttgcacttaaagagacacacactaAAACAGTGtgtttctcctcacatgcaaaagtgggctTATTGCGCATGGTATACTATAAGATCGTATACCATTTCTTAAGTGAAGTTAAGATCGTATACCATTTCCATAAAAGATTTCTTAAGTGAAgttatggagatggtggtctagtgggttaaaccactgaactggtaaatcaaaggttgctggttcgatcccagcagccaccaccagtgtgtccttgagcaagacactttactccatgttgctccagggggcgTCTACCAaaaaaagcgtctaccaaatgactaaatgtaaatgtaaatgtaagatctGTGGTGTCTTTTGAGCTCAAACTTCACGGACAAATTATGTGAACCCCtatgatttatataaaatttgagttaaactagaaaaaaaattacCCTAATGTTGAACACATTGTATGGTTACAATTCCAAGTTTATAAATCAACTACAATACAATTTTTGACATCACACTAAATCTATGTAAAATAAACCACTGCACTGGAATTGCAATGacttcacaaaaaaatacttttatattacaCATCCCTTATAGTAACCATTGCTAAAATCTAAGCGAATGGCTTTCCAACCTGCTGTGGCCAGGACTAAGTGTGGTCCTGTGCCGTAGCTCAAAGACACAATTTTTTTGCCGCACAGGATGTCGATCCGCCTGGACTCGATGGTGCTCTGTGTGTCCCCGAGTCCCAGACAGCCACTGCAGTTTGTCCCCAGTGCAAACGCCTGTAGACAACACATTTACAGCGATCAAGTGGTTTAAAATCTGACAAACATCTAAACAATATCTGATTGAAATTTAAAACCTGGGCCATTTAAGTATGATATATTAATCAAACAAGATAGATACAATCTTATATTGTTTTACACCCTACAGGCCTAAAATTGACTCCACAGAAGTTTAAATATACAGGTGAGATGCAATGTCAACCCACTGAGTATTTAAATAATGGCATATAACTTGCCCAGCaagattttaaatgactttaCCACGGAAGTTTGCAATAATGATCCTTCTAGCCTCCCTTGCGGCATTGCATACTGTTTTTTGATACGGTATGCAACGACATGCGAATTCATGCTTGTGTGGCTGGAAGCGATAGAGGACAGCTATCTGTTTGGGTGTGTTATTAAAGTGCTGTATGTAAcctttttggaggatctattcacagaaatgcaatattctatacataactatgtctacagaggtgtataaagaccttacataatgaagcgttatgtttttatttccttagaatGAGCGATCtcggttcaaatgagtcatttgtGAGCAACgtgcgttcatactggcgaactcgctgtgtacagtatacgctGATTTAACCATCCTACTGCACAGCTAAAGACATAACTATGATGTGCGTCATGTTCATTTAAGACATTTCAAGAAATTAACCGTAATTGGATGCAAAACGAACACACGctagctcttgttctgcaactctttttagcGCCTCACTGTGCTaataacgaaacagcgcctccaCTGTGGCGTAATGCAGCAACTGCACTTACAGTCTGTTAAAAGCacgcagcatttcttgtgaagacacaGACATAATGTCGGTGAGAGTCTGAGGCGGCATGAAATTTGACGGAGGCGGCAGCCTCCGatttctctatgcaggaaaagCCCTGTACATACGCCGAGGGTccacttgcatggaattcaccatgttgtctctacagtagccataaacggacaaactgttatctccttcagcaaagacgtgaaaatgtgacgacatcttagttctgtgttcGAAAgaattggttgcaattcacaagcTCAACACTAGacaatttcatacactggacctttcatCCCAGAACATTGGTGTATtcaatataattgtattttataaacaGCATTAACGACAATATATGCTTGAGACCGATTGCTAAGTGTACTACTAGgagtaaataaatatgtcttGTGTTAACTACATACAATTTTAAAACCACTTCTGTGGGTCTTGAGAAAGCTAAACGCTTGTCTAGGTGGGTCcagggagaaaaaaaacctccGATCTAACAAAGCATCAGaggaaaacaaaactaaaaaaggAAGTGACCGGGATCAAGCTCTTCTCAGGAAACAAACAAGGCTCCTTTTAGTATTACACGCCTAAATATAGCCTCATTCTATCTGCTTAGCAGCAGGCCAGGATCACTTCGTCATTGTCTCCGATACTTTCCTCTCGGTGCTGGAGACCTCTGTTTGCCTGAGAGAATGATTCCACTGAACGTgcttatatacacacacagacatcccCGGCAGACAACTGATCATGTCCAGTACTGTACCTCATCATTGACTGTAACATAGATGGCCTCATTGGCAGCGCTGCCGAACACGCAGGCTTGGCGGATGAGCCGTAGTTCCTCAGGAGGAAGAAGTGCAAACACCGGCCACTTTCCCACGTCAagcataatatactgtaaacacCAAATACATACACTTGCATGAGAAATACACAGGTTGTGTTTCAAAACCTAGGGAGCTGCATGCCTAGACAGCATCTCTGAGCATCATCCTGCATGTATTGTTTTACAACAAGAGacatttcaattcattttttttctttatttatgtatttttttcataagcAATGGTTCTGTTCACCTTTCTTGATTCAATACCCTATCATcttgtgtaaaataataatgctATTTTTTATAGTAATACATAAGATGTCAGTCAAGTTAGCTGTCACACATTactaacagaaaataaatctcaataaCATGTACTAAAATCTTGTactaaatgatgtcatcaaaccACTAATAATGTTTAGAAAGTTAACGAACAGTAATAACGTGCGTATGAGAAATCTTTCGTCTGTTTGTTATAACCTGTCAGCTAGCTAACATGCTAACTACGTTACTGTTTACAATGATACATTTCAAAAAGCCGACATATGAAAATAGTCCTAAAACGCACATAAACGTCAAACTGATATGCAATTTTAAAGTTCAAATAGTGAAACTTAAGTTGTTATGAGGGTGTTTAATTGAGTTAAAGCACCTAGCGTTAGCATATGTTAGCCGGTTGACGTCATACGAGAGATCTGTCAGTCAAACTCACCGCCGGTTTTTTCAATAAACATCTCTCAATCTTTGCTTCGTGTACACATGATATCTCAGTCTTTAATCCCGATGGAGAAGAAGAAGATGGAGAAGAAGATAAAGATTCGATAAAGCGCTCAAGCGTGCATGGCATTGGAGAAGATACTGCGGATATGTGCAGTACCAGCTGGCAGTGTGTCCCATGGTGGATTTCAATCCACTTCCCCATTTAAAGAAATACtcctattaaaatatatttttagtacagtttgtttgatttttaattaacttaaaataatcacaacgattaaaatgatttgaaacATATTATAATATCCACATTACGTTCACACTGTCCcatatgacaaaaaaacatagcATTACTGAATTGAAGCTGTACTGTTTTGGGCGGATTTATTAGTTTTTAtgcagttttgttttcatagttTCTGCAagttttacttatttaaaatcATCTCAATGTTAAAAGCATAAATTGTTGTTAAACCTGAAATATTTCACTTCACATAGTATATTCATGTAAGTTTATTCTCAACAGGCACATCTCATGCACATACTTTGCAATGTTGGTCATTCACTCAACCATGTTTACAGACACCAATTCGGTTTATTTTGGATCAGACTCTAGTGCATACTTTTACAGCAGTTGACATCTGTTGATTACAAGTGTTTACGGCATCTAAAACACTATGCTATTCCATAAGTAACAGTATATTTTTCAATATCTATAAATCTTTTATATGAGgtattatatatatttgcatGGATGTATATAAAGGTTGAGACAAGTCATGTGGGGTATTAAAGATGAATGGGTGTGTCTTTTGGAAGTGAGACAGGAGAAAGTGAATCAGTCCTTCAGAGCTGCAACAGTATGGAGAGCAAGCCACGACTTTATACAACTTCATCTCAAAGCTTTTATCTTTTCATACGTCTCAGTTTATACTTCTGGGTACCCTCTGAGGATTTTGTGCTGTTTGGTTAACTCTTGACAGGTACGTTTAAAGTTACAGAAAATAATTTCCAGAAGAGTTATGGCATGCATGGTGTTGGAAAATggtttacactgtaaaaagcaattttacagatttacacGCAATGtcaaaaaactgtaatttgggtaattttacagttcttttaatagatttttcaagtatttttgaaatgtgatCAAAAACTGTCCATTTGCAGAAAAACactacaaatttacaagaaaacagcAAAACCATGTACTTTTACAGGAAAAAACGTAATGTAAAAAGGTGCATGTAAATACTTCAGCAAAGTGtatttattaatgataataacattatttatataattttctgTCTTGTACATAAGAGTTCAAAAGAGTTTTAGTCATGCATCAAGTCCAGACATTTTATTCCAGTGTATTCTGATGCTTCATGCTTTGCCTCATGAATGTATACAAGATTAGGATTTCATTCTTTTCTTAcagatatactgtattttgaaaTTGTAGAAATAGCAAGAAAGACCGGATCAACAACAATGTAActgaataattttattttactttttaacaagTTAAAACATGCTGAGAGTTCATCTACAAAAAACCTctgcaatgcaatgcaatctTTACTATAATTTTTAGTGTATACTACATGTCACACaaccatttcatttattattattctttgaATATCAGTTCAAATTCATACATGTTTTGGACTACCTTGGTTGATGTAACTTTGGTTGCGTGTCTTGAATtacaactttttattaaaacctCCCAGAGCCTGTTTTGGCTCTTGGCTGTTTAAAATTCTTACTGTATCATATCATGTTTCATCTAACATCTCTTTTTATTCAAGAGTGGTATGCTGTGTgcacattttaacataaatacGATTAAACAActggtttaaataaatgtacaaatgaaaGAATCTTGGTTTTTACAGCTACATTTTAATGGGCTGGATAGATTTTATGTGAGCGACATTAGTCTACTTCCGAGGTTATGGGCATTTATGGTCTCTGTGGCTCCAATCTAATTGGATGCAACATTTCTTGGAAGTTGATGGGTTATTTGATAGTCCCCATTACAATATACACTACAAGCAAATGAAAGATAGAGAGAACAGATTGGATACATCATAGATTGGTAAATACAATACATGGCCAAAAgtattaataattaaacaaacagttcacccaaattttttatttctgtcatcatttaatcacccccccccccccccaagttgttccaaatctttataaatgtatttgttctgttatacACATAAGAACATATTTAGAAGAATCaaggaaaccaaacagttctggggcaccattcactaccatagAGTAAATTTtcagtcaatggtgacccagaactatttggttacaaacattctttcaaatattgttATTTGTGTGCAGACCAAAAaactttatacagatttggaacaagttgAGGGTAAgtttatgatgacagaattatggTTTGGCTATAGGGCTAGGCCCTTTGATTCCAAGACAGATCTGAATGCTACAACTATGACAttctcaaagggatagttcacctaaaatgaaatttctgttatcattgaatcatttttaacatttttaagttgTTCAAACCAAtttggggcaccattgattaccatagtagcATTCCcctatattatacattttttgtttgacttGGCCCTTTAATTCCAAAACAGATCTCAATGCTATATCTAGAGAATGAGATTCTTATGGGGATGATTCACTGCAGAATATTCCGTCACCACttaatcaccctcaagttttcCAAATGTATATAAGAGACTTTGTTCACACTGCCACACTACCCTATGCTTATGATTTGATGCTTAATGTTTGGCAACCGAGCTGACGGATGGTGCACCACCGTCACCAGAATGGCGCGTGAAGCTTTAAATCAGCACAGAATTTTGACGCAAGTCGATCCACAAATGCCGCATAAATTCCCACATTACTGTTcagacatatttaaaaagatCGGATTCCATGTGGTTTGTCCTGTTCGCACTGTCATGCAATAAACAGATCTGGGTCacatctgaaaaaaaatctgattttggtGGCAGTGTGAACATagtcttaatgtatttgttctaacaggatattatgaagaatgttctgggcaccattgactaccattaagttctggggcaccattgactaccattaagttctggggcaccattgactaccatattagttTTTTCCCTGCTATAtttagtcaatgatgccccagaactgtttggttaataATTATACATTCTTGCAAACATTATTCTTTGTGCTCTGCAGAGAAAAgttatttatacatgtttggagcAACTTGAtgatgagtgaatgatgacaaattGTTTGaagaaaattcatttttggttTGGCTAGACCCCTTAATTCCAAGACAGATGTCAATGCTATAAGAAGACAttctttaagggatagttcatgcaaaatttaaattctcATAAAAAGGATTattctctttgttttatttccagCTCACAGACCTTCGCAGTCCCAACATGGAGCAGTCAAACTTGTCGAACACCACAAACAACTGCTCCATCACTGAGTTCAAGTATACCATCTATCCAGCTACATACTTGTTCATCTTTTCCCTTGGGCTGATCGGCAACCTCATATCTCTATTCTTCTTCGTCAGAACATGGAGAACAACGGTAGCTTCCTCTCCAGTCAACATCCTTATGGTCAATCTCCTCATGTCCGACCTGATGACGGTGTGCTCGCTGCCGCTCCGAGCCTCCTACTATCTCATGGAGTCCCACTGGGCCTTCGGAGACGTCACCTGCCGAATCATGTCCTACATATTTTACATCAACATGTACGGCAGCATTTACTTTCTCATGGTCTTAAGCGTGGTGCGCTTCGTGGCTATCGTTAAGCCGTTCCAATACATTCGCTGGCAAAGCTCTCGGAGAGCGTGGATCATATGCATTGTTGTCTGGCTAACCGTTTCTGTGACCTCCATCCCGCTTCTGAGAGCAGGAACTTCTGAGGGTGAACACGGCCGAACAAAATGTTTGGAATTGGACACGTCCCTTCTAGGGACTATCATTATATTGAATCGTGGTGTCTTGGTTTTAGGCTTCGTAATGCCCTTTGCGGTCATCTCGGTGTGTTATGTTTTTGCAGCCTTTTATTTGCTAAAGCTGAAGAATAAGAGATCTCAGAGATCTCAGTTTAATCACAAGAAGTCTTGCTCTCTTGTCATCATCGTGCTTCTTATATTTCTCACGTGCTTCATGCCATATCACGTAGTGCGAACCATCTTCTTGGAAGCTGAGATGGAGGTTATAAAGAACGGCTATGGGGAATCATGTTATTACATTCAACGGCTGAGAGAGGCGGCGGTCGTCACACATTGTCTGGCTTCGGGAAACAGTTGCCTGGATCCACTGCTTTTCTTTTTCGTGGGGGAAAATTTTATAAGCTTTTGGCGGGAGAATACATCGAGAAGGCAAAGTTGTATTATAGAGCACAATGTGAAAGAGCCAGACAGCAAGAGAGTTAAGATTGGCGTGTTGTGCTTAGGACCTGTCGGGACTTGAGGAAAAACGTAAATTCCACGAATACCTTAAGAGGGAGACGATATCCTCCTAAAGGGGACAGACACATCACACATTGCTGTACGTTTTCATTAGAGGCATGTCATTTATGCACTTCTAGtggcacaaaacaaaaaaagtttgtcaCGTCAACGAAAAATATAACTTTTGCTCTATCAGTTCCATGGGGCGAGCCTATCTGTTTGTCCAACCAATAGCATATGGAGGGAGTGTTGAAAATTGCTTCACTTAAATGCATCAATTGTTTCTCAGAGGAAAATGAGGTTATGTGTAAAGTACATTAAGACGAATCTGATGAAACAAATCTTGTAATCTTGCATGAGTCTCAACAATGTCCACACTTTACTTTGTGTTTCAACCTCCCAATGTCCATGATTTCAgaatgaatttaaacaaattcattctATACTGTTACTCTGTTACTTaacaattatttcatttttacagtttttattccTCTGAAAGTGATAGATGTTCTGTATGTGTATATCAGCATATTAAACTTTGTTGTAATTGTGACAGGAATTGGGGAGAGGTTTgattattctgaaaaaaaacaatgtttttgacTTGTAATGTTAAGGAAGTAATGTACACAGACAATAGATAatggtaaaaatgtattataggGCTCTCAAACAatcaatcgcatccagaatatgTCTGTGTAAGGTTTTGTATATATGTATTACTGTATACAGGCCTATACtgtatagagagagagaatgatttagatttgtttatttataattaccaataaatcaaattatgctaaaaaatatatatatttataattttctaaaatatttttgtgcattcatgtgtgtgtttataaatacaaaattaatatgcacagtacaaagaaatatattatataaaacaaacttttattct
Protein-coding regions in this window:
- the cysltr2b gene encoding cysteinyl leukotriene receptor 2 isoform X1, giving the protein MEQSNLSNTTNNCSITEFKYTIYPATYLFIFSLGLIGNLISLFFFVRTWRTTVASSPVNILMVNLLMSDLMTVCSLPLRASYYLMESHWAFGDVTCRIMSYIFYINMYGSIYFLMVLSVVRFVAIVKPFQYIRWQSSRRAWIICIVVWLTVSVTSIPLLRAGTSEGEHGRTKCLELDTSLLGTIIILNRGVLVLGFVMPFAVISVCYVFAAFYLLKLKNKRSQRSQFNHKKSCSLVIIVLLIFLTCFMPYHVVRTIFLEAEMEVIKNGYGESCYYIQRLREAAVVTHCLASGNSCLDPLLFFFVGENFISFWRENTSRRQSCIIEHNVKEPDSKRVKIGVLCLGPVGT
- the cysltr2b gene encoding cysteinyl leukotriene receptor 2 isoform X2; protein product: MEQSNLSNTTNNCSITEFKTWRTTVASSPVNILMVNLLMSDLMTVCSLPLRASYYLMESHWAFGDVTCRIMSYIFYINMYGSIYFLMVLSVVRFVAIVKPFQYIRWQSSRRAWIICIVVWLTVSVTSIPLLRAGTSEGEHGRTKCLELDTSLLGTIIILNRGVLVLGFVMPFAVISVCYVFAAFYLLKLKNKRSQRSQFNHKKSCSLVIIVLLIFLTCFMPYHVVRTIFLEAEMEVIKNGYGESCYYIQRLREAAVVTHCLASGNSCLDPLLFFFVGENFISFWRENTSRRQSCIIEHNVKEPDSKRVKIGVLCLGPVGT